A genome region from Macaca nemestrina isolate mMacNem1 chromosome 20, mMacNem.hap1, whole genome shotgun sequence includes the following:
- the LOC105497196 gene encoding reticulocalbin-3: MMWRASLLLLLLLLRHGAQGKPSPDAGPHGQGRVHQAAPLSDAPHDDSHGNFQYDHEAFLGREVAKEFDQLTPEESQARLGRIVDRMDRAGDGDGWVSLAELRAWIAHTQQRHIRDSVSAAWDTYDTDRDGRVGWEELRNATYGHYAPGEEFHDVEDAETYKKMLARDERRFRVADQDGDSMATREELTAFLHPEEFPHMRDIVIAETLEDLDRNKDGYVQVEEYIADLYSAEPGEEEPAWVQTERQQFRDFRDLNKDGHLDGSEVGHWVLPPAQDQPLVEANHLLHESDTDKDGRLSKAEILSNWNMFVGSQATNYGEDLTRHHDEL; encoded by the exons ATGATGTGGCGAGCATCGCTTCTGCTGCTTCTGTTGCTACTGAGGCACGGGGCCCAGGGGAAACCGTCCCCAGACGCAGGCCCTCATGGCCAGGGGAGGGTGCACCAGGCGGCCCCCCTGAGCGACGCCCCCCATGATGACTCTCACGGGAACTTCCAGTACGACCATGAGGCTTTCCTGGGACGGGAAGTGGCCAAGGAATTCGACCAACTCACCCCAGAGGAAAGCCAGGCCCGTCTGGG GCGGATCGTGGACCGCATGGACCGCGCGGGGGACGGCGACGGCTGGGTATCGCTGGCCGAGCTTCGCGCGTGGATCGCGCACACCCAGCAGCGGCACATACGGGACTCGGTGAGCGCGGCCTGGGACACGTACGACACGGACCGCGACGGGCGTGTGGGTTGGGAGGAGCTGCGCAACGCCACCTATGGCCACTACGCGCCCG GTGAAGAATTCCATGACGTGGAGGACgcagagacctacaaaaagatgCTGGCTCGGGACGAGCGGCGTTTCCGGGTGGCCGACCAGGATGGGGACTCGATGGCCACTCGGGAGGAGCTGACGGCCTTCCTGCACCCCGAGGAGTTCCCTCACATGAGGGACATCGTGATTGCT GAAACCCTGGAGGACCTGGACAGAAACAAAGATGGCTATGTCCAGGTGGAGGAGTACATTG CGGATCTGTACTCCGCCGAGCCTGGGGAGGAGGAGCCGGCGTGGGTGCAGACGGAGAGGCAGCAGTTCCGGGACTTCCGGGATCTAAACAAGGACGGGCACCTGGACGGGAGTGAAGTGGGCCACTGGGTGCTGCCCCCGGCCCAGGACCAGCCCCTGGTGGAAGCCAACCACCTCCTGCACGAGAGCGACACGGACAAG GATGGGCGGCTGAGCAAAGCGGAGATCCTGAGTAATTGGAACATGTTTGTGGGCAGTCAGGCCACCAACTATGGCGAGGACCTGACCCGGCACCACGATGAGCTGTGA